DNA sequence from the Lagenorhynchus albirostris chromosome 5, mLagAlb1.1, whole genome shotgun sequence genome:
CCCCTGCCTAATCTAGCAAGCTACTTTGGAGAACACTTTAAATTTACATCTCTTAACCTCTTTACATCTCAACTTCTTAATTTGTAAATGGAAATACTATTTGTCTTGCCCATCTCTCTGGGATGTTGAAGTTTAAATTAGATAAATGTATCTAAACAGGTTAGCCGAAACTTCTTTTAGGAAAAAAGCACTTTAAGAATTCTAAAGTGAGGGGGTTGGGATCAttttgttaggggaaccactgactgaaaccgCCTGCCCTGGCCAGGTACCATAGTAACCACTTGCAAGAGCTATCTTAagcaggaggtcctggtaaggaatgcgGAACTAATAAGCTACCACCAACCGGAAGAATTTGGGGAAgatcaaaaggagagaggagggcttccttggtggcgcagtggctgagagtccgcctgccgatgcaggggacgcgggttcgtgtcccggtccgcgaagatccaacatgccgcggagcgactgggcccgtgagctatggccgctgagcctgcgcgtccggagcctgtgctccgcaacgggagaggccacaacagtgagaggcccgcgaaccacccgcccccccaaaaaaaggagagaggagactccAGTCCATGTGTTGTACCAacttcccagaatccttctcgctagaatccatcttggctgagtgatgcgtgtgccaccaggaaggatcCTGAGTCAGAGTGAGTGGCCAGAGACAACACAGAAATCAACCCAattaccataaaacccgagactgcgagccacgtggcagcgCAGTTCTCCTgtgttcccttaccctgctgctctctgccccgccgccccttcccaataaagcctcttgctttgtcagcatgtgtgtctcctcggactattcatttccgagtgttagacaagagcccactctcgggccctggaagaaggggtcccccttcctgcaacaattCTCTCTACAGTGCTTGTGACTCTAGTGAGTACGGCATCGACTATTCAAACTGCTCTCAGATAATCATTTTCTACACCTTATCCAATCTAGTAGTTTTGCTTACAATCACTAAAATGATAAACACATGTCAAAAAATGAAATGCACCTCTTCACAAATGCTTCAGGCCAAACTGAATTACTTCCTGCTGCTTGTACATGCCCATGATTTTTACACCTTGGAGGCTTTGCCCTCATGTTCCCTCTGCCATCAGTGTGCTTCTGGTCAATTCTATGTAACTGCATATCTACTGGGAGTGCACCACAGAAGTCATCAGGGAAGGGGACAGAGATGAAAAGAGAAAGCCCACAATCCCTGTCCTCTAAGAACATATCTAGTAAGGGAGAAAGACAAGCAAACCAAAAGATAAGGCTGCATAAATTAAATGGTCAATAAAAGTACAAGTAATATAATGTGCTGAAGGATACAAATAATCGATTTTGACTATGGACGAAGTAGCATGAGCTGGACCTATAAATAGTCTAATTctataagcaaaaaataacattgtGAAAGTTCCCATAgagacattatctcatttttatttcataaggACCCTGTGAGACAGATAGGGATTAGGATTAGCAACCCCACTTATCAATGAGGAAATTgatcttcaaaatatttaaacaatttgTTTAAATCATGCAGCGGGTAGGTGGCAGGGCCTGGACCTGAACCCACATATACTGCCCCTAAATTCAGAAGGACGGGCACTCTATTAGGTTTAAATTTCAGCTTCAAGCCCAGTCCCCAAAAGCCTTCCCTGAGGCTTCAAGTTGTTTTCCCTCCTGTaagtccccttttttttttttttttttgcacgggcttactcactgttgtggtctctcccattgcggagcacaggctccgcggccatggctcacaggcccagccgctccgcggcatgtgggatcctcctggaccgggtcacgaacccgtgttccctgcatcggcaggcggactctcaaccactgcgccaccagggaagtcctgtaagtcccattttatatttctcttagaaCACTAAATCACTTTCCACCTTATATTATTGCAATTAAAGTATGAATTTCACCTCTCACACTGGACTGCTGGCTTCTTAAGGACACAATCTGACTCCTGATTTAGCACTTactgcacttagcacagtgcttttcATAGAGCAGATACTACATACTTTGAGTTATGTCAACATTGCCATCATTCTCTCAGCTACCTTCGTCATTTCAGACCCTTCTTTCCCCTTCATAACTAATTAGGCACCAAGACTTGTCAGtttttcataatttcttctttttaattcctATTGCTTATAATCTTGAGTATAAGACTTGACTACTTTATATCTACACTAACAACTTTCTAATTGATCACTGAATCTCCAGGGCCTTTCCCAGTCCAATTTAGCCTCTAAACTACTACCACATTCATCTTAATTTCCTTATGTCTCCTCTTTTCAAATCTTTAAAGGCTCCTTTTTGCCTATAGGACATTTAAAACAAAGCCTTCCAGTCTCTGGCCTTAATTTACCTTCCTAGTCATTGCTCTTAGTCTGCTCGATATGAGctcttcatttttaacaaaacCAGTGTATTAAACATGCCTTGAGTATGCTTTGTTCATCCTATCTAGCTTCTTGCTCATTTCCACTATGCTCTTCTGAATATCTACCCTCTTTTATTATGCTCCCACACCCATCCTAATACCACCCTATTCATGATGGCATACCTCTGCTATGAAATCTTCCCTTATAGCAAACTTCCTTCCATAAACTTCAACAACCTTCAATCTGTATCACTCATTTGGCACATATCATGTTGTACCACAAATTGCTCTCTCCCTCCAAAGGAAGTGTAAGATCTCCAAGGTAAAGAATAACATCTtctcaggacttctctggtggtgcagttgttaagactccatgctcccatgTTAGGTGGCCCggcttccatccctggtcagggagctagatcccagatgcatgctgcaactaaggagcccacctgctacaactaagacccggcacagccaaagaaataaaattaaaagagtaATGTCTCCTCTAGCATTTAATTTGGttctactcaataaatatgttatttGACTGCTTCATCATTATTTTCccccattatagaaatgcaacagagaCATGGACCTTCCAAtaactgaaatattttgttctcccAGAAACATATAATATCCAAAGTTTTCTGTCACATGTActcaaaacattttcttctaaccATTTTATCTGTATTCAGAAGCATCTTTGGTGTACTATGTTGGGTCCGACTTCTTTAAATTCTGCAGCGGTGATCCACATGTGCTGGAAGGCAGAGAGGGATGCAAGAATAGAGCCTCCCACCCACACTGATATTTTCCTTTCTGGGGGAGCAATAACCTGCACAGGGGTGTTGGCAGGCACCACCTTTGCTATATCTTTAACTAGCCGCTTATCTAAACCAGGGAAAGAGGTTGATCCCCCAGCAAGGATAATAttggagaaaaaggaattccTCAGATCTGTATCACATTTCATTATGCTGCTGAAGCACATCTTATCAATGCCAGGGGTCTCAAGATGCAGGAGACTTGGAGAGAAGAGGGCCTCTGGACAATGAAAGAGCTGGTCATGGAGTTTGATTGTCTTCCCATCAGGTAGCTGGTAAACCTTCTCTATACAATCAGCTTTCTTGGCCTTTTCCTCTTCAAAGTTCATTGCCACATAACAGTAGGTTTCCTTAATGTCTGTGACAATCTTCCTGTCTGAAGCACTAAGCAGCATGATGCCGTGCTCCTTCAACAGCATCATGAGGTAGTTGGTAAGGTCAAGACCTGCCAGATCTAGCTGCTGGACACTATGAGGCAGACAGTAACCCTCAAAGATGGGTACACACTGGGTAACCCCAGCACCTGAATTCAGCACAAAGCCAGTTGTGAGGCCAGTAGCAAAGAGAGCTAGCACCCCCTGGATGGACATATAGAAGGCAGGAACCTCCAGATGCTCAAAAAACACTTCAGTGACCCGTTGCCGGTTGGCCAGTGAGTTCAGTGCTGACTCTGTAATCAAGACTGGGCCATCACAGGGCTTTAGCTTCAGGTTATCGTCGTAGATATGCTTCCACATGATCTCCATGTCCCCCCAGCAAGTAATGAGACCACGCTCCACTGGGTAGCTGTAGGAAAAGCAATAAGATAAATGGCAGCTTTAAATTTTTCCAGTGTCTACTCTCTTCAAACATGGGTTAATCCCCGTATTTATTACCAGTAGCACTTTATGGGCAGTGCCCGCCAGAGCCTCTCAGAGATGGTAACTGCCAGCAAAAGATAGCCCAGCtaccttcctctgcaatttttgttGCTTTCCATCTTCCCTGCCTCTTTGGAATACCCCTTttgactttaaatatatatatagggaaaTCGTCACAGTTTTAATATCAGTTAGTTGAAAACAAATAGCCCGGAAGACAAAGGTACCTTGAATTAACATTCCTAAATGAACTTGTATTTTATGAACGATAACTGTGTTTGTACGTTTGAATACATTTGAATAGATACAGCGAGCAAGCAATGTTCACTTCTTTAGGTATGTGGTACCCTCAGAGATTTGCGGCTCGAGCGTTTGCAATAATGATAGCTGGCAGAGACTTTCCTGTTCCTCACTTCTTATCCTTTCTCTCAGTGTTGGGCCTCTCCTCTGGGATCCCCCTACTTTGCCTCCACGCGGGTCCTGCCCGCCGGGAGAAGGCGGTACCTGATGGAAAGTGCGCTTCTCCGCTGCTGTGCTTGGTCTCCCACGCACACTTCCTGCGCGCCCTCTGCCCCCCAGGTCTGGCCTTTGGCGCGGCCTATAAAGTTCGGGTAGACAAACTGGGGCTCCCGGGACCCAGCCAGGCCCGCCTTGATCACTCCTGAGCCGTTGTCGATCACCACCGGTAGCTGGTAGTAGCTCATGACGCCGCCGCCTCCTGTCGCCCGGCCGCTCGGGCTGCCCTGGCTGCGGGCTAGGCGGGGAGCGCGGAAAGTGATGTGCCGGTCAGACGACCTGGAACGCCGCGTCATAGAGACCCCGGCACGGCCCCGCGGGGCCTGAGCCGGGCTGGAGGGAGCCGGGGGCtggcggggaggcgggggggaGTCCCAGGCCGGGGACTCGATGGATGCAAGGTGCACTCTAAAGTGCCACCCACGATTGCGTCTCACCCGGGTTGGGCCACTCCTCACCCCCTTGGAATCCGGGAATACCAATATCAGGAAAACCTGACTTTCTTCCCAGAAAGCTAGATACAAATCTAACCCTTCACAAGAGGCTTTCTCTAATACCTCGATGAGccataaaaacagttttatttctcaacGTCATTACATTCTGGTTAATAGATGTCTGTCCAAGGGCCTGCGGGAAGCTCTGAAATGCGCCCTCGAAACTGGAAAAAGGTGGAGAGATTTGACAGGGTAAAGTGTCGTAGCGGGGGAGGTACGGTTCATGCTTCTGAACTTCTAAAAAGAGAATTTCGTCAACTtgtaaaaagagaaagggaaaaagtgcTAGGACTTAAAGTgggttttaaatacttttattattatttctatatattctggGCAGTACTATGTTGTGTTTCTTTCCCCGTGTTTTCTAAGCAAAATGTACTCAAAACCAAAAAAGTATAatctcactttaaaattttttaagcaaTCCCATCAGGTTACCCACCCCACGCCCCCGCCCCCGGTGTAATATGGAAGCTCATTCTCATTCCctaaaaattattgatttttaggCATAAGGATGTGTCTGTCTCTTTGCAGGAAAAACGATATTCCTTAGGTCATATGAAGCTCAGGCTTAGAAAAATTTATTCATGTTGCGTGCCAAAAAGGTGCATCTCGatgtctgattttcttttttaacctcttCAATTTTGCACACCCTGtagaagattttaaaacaagTGCCGTCTAAAACAAGTACAGAGCAGAGGAAATTCAAAAGTCCCTCCACCAGAGGCTGAAAGGATCGCTTTCTCGCTAGCTAAGTAACAGCTAGGGAGTTTGGTGCTGCGCGGAGCTGCGCCCCGCTGCGGGAGCCGGGACTCCGGGATTCGCGTGCGGCCAGCCCTTCCTAGCCCGCCAAAGCCCTGAAACTCATCCTGTACTCTCAACAGAGTAACGCAAAATATAACACTTCTTTTCCGTAGAAGAAAGTAAACCGCAAAAAAGTGCAACCAACGGGTGCCCGATTTCTAACTAGGGGCTTTGCAAAAAGTGTATGCAAATTCCAACTTTTGAAATGGTAATACTGTTCAACTGGACATAcggttatttttcctttttttttggtttcattgttcTTTCTATTAAAAGTTACGCTAACCCTACCTTTAAGCGCTCGTGAATTGCACGTTACAACAGCGATATCAAGGACTTTCTCAGCCACTGCTGACAGGCGGGTTTCCGTAGTGTAGTGGTTATCACGTTCGCCTAACACGCGAAAGGTCCCCGGTTCGAAACCGGGCGGAAACAGTGTTCTCATTTTTCCCCTGTTTACGTCCACTTACCTCACAGAGTCTTATGATGCTCCTTATGTTTGCCCACTTACTTAACAGGGTCTTGTGATGATCCTTacgtttgctttttattttatttttgtttactccTTTTCCCCCTGTTTACGTCCACTTAAACAGGGTCTTGTGATATTCcttatgtttgctttttattttttttaacatctttattggactataagtgctttacaatgttgtgttagcttctgctgtataataaagtgaatcaactatatgcatACGtacatccccacatcccctccctcttgcgtctccctcccaccctccctatcccacccctctaggtggtcacaaagcactgagctgatctccctgtgctatgcagctgcttcccacttgctatctacTTTACTTTTgggagtgtgtatatgtcatatgtatatgtctctcaattcgtcccagcttacccttcccccatcccgtgtcctcaagtccattctctatgtctgcgtgtttatttctgtgctgcccctaggttcatcagaccttttttttttttttttagattatgtataccgtatgtgttagcatacggtatttgtttttctttctgacttacttcactctgtatgacagactctaggtccatccacctcactgcaaacaactcaattttgtttctttttatggccgaataatattccattgtatatatgtgccacatcttctttatccattcatctgtcaatgaacacctaggttgcttccatgtcctggctattgtaaggagtgctgcaatgaacattgtggtacatgactctttttgaattacggttttctcagggtatatgcccagtagtgggattgctcggtcatatggtagttctatttttagttttttaaggaacctccatattgttctctatagtggctgtatcaatttacattcccaccaacagtgaaagagggttcccttttgtccataccctctacagcatttgtagattttttgatgatggccattctcacttgtgtgaggtgatacctaattgtagttttgatttgcatttctctaatgattagtgatgttgatgagcatcctttcatgtgtttgttggcaatctgtatatcttctttggagaaatgtctgtttaggtcttctgcccatttttggattgggttatgttggctttttaaaaaacataatcctGATAGTAATTTGCACTACCTTGGGAATTTGAACTTTCAACTTGGATGTTATTTTGCTTGTTCACCAAATGTTTTTTTATTAACGGCTTGCACATGGAAGAAGTGTTTCagactttaaaaaagtttttaaaactcaCAACCTGatactgaaaaaataatataatgtacaTCCTAATAAGAGTAATCAAACACCGCGTAAAAAATAAGCTCTGTTGCCCCCAGCACTCTTTGTATTACAAGTCATTTGGTTTTCCATTAGTTTTCCCCCTGAGATTGCTGATTTCTCTAAACGCCAGAGACCATGTTTTATGCTTTTTCCATATTCTTAGTATCTGACACCTAGTAGAGacaaatatttctgaattaaTAAATTACTGAAAAGGATTCTGACAAAAATAAAgtggaatcagaaaaaaattatattcataaaaatgaaatcaagaaagaaccagcctcattttttttttcttataaacctAATGGTTGTGGGTTTTTTCACAAACATGATTCTTACCGGGAAGAAAGAATTTACAAAGAGAGCAAACAGAATCTAGTTGTAAAAAAtctcaagagagaagaaaagaataaattcaaGTTGAGACTGTCCTTTAATATAAAATCACGAGTAAATTTCCTGTGGTCCtgacacaactttttttttcagttggagtatagttgctttacaatgctttgttagtttctgcagtacagcgaagtgaatcagctacatgaatcaggatatatacatatattcccccctcccttggacctccctcccaccccaccccccaatcccacccatctaggtcatcacagagcaccgagctgagctccctgtgctacaactttttttttttacatctttattggagtataattgctttacaatggtgtgttagtttccgctccatgacaaagtgaatcagctatacacatacacacgttcccacatctccttcctcttgcgtctccctccctcccaccctccctatcccacccccccaggcggtcacaaagcaccgagctgatgtccctgtgccatgcagctgcctcccaccagctatctattttgtgCTACAacttttaacaagaaaaaatgtTGACGTTTTGGTTTTCTTAGATTATGTTGTCCGCCGGTAGTACGAAAGAATTCACCCTAACATATCAGCACGACTTATCTTACCGTTTCTGCGTCTTTTTATATTACGCAGATAACTGGCACCCCTTTCCCTCACTGTACAAAATCTGTaaataattgtattaaaaattttctagtcCAGACGCAAAAGTACCCTTTCCGGTACAAAGCCCACCTTTCCCCATGCGCATGCCCAGTGTACCCTACTGCTTTGCTCCGCTTTCATGCAGCTCAGACTTCAATCACCACGTAAGGGTATCCTGGAAACTGGGCTCCAGTTGGCTGATGCAAACAAGACTCGTGGATTCCCAAGAGCTTTCGGGTACGTAAACTAAAAAGGGGTGATCAGTTTCAGCTCAAAAATTCCCATGGCCCAGAGCCCGAGTACACGCAGCAGCTGTTCCTACTCGTGGGGCCACAAGGAAGGGGAGGATGATGGGAGAAGACGAGCAACTAACTACAAGCCCCAGCATGCAATGCGCTATTTGGCTCCTGGAAAGAGGCCCGCGGTGCAGCGCGGTTCAGCCTCGGCCCAGAACGCGGGCGGAGCGCAACATGCCGACTGTCCTCCAACCAGAATGCTCAGAATGAGGAAGACAGGTGTGGCGCTGTGAGCGAGCCCTTAGATCTCGTATCCAAGACTCTCCCTGTTTCTCCCTAGCTCCTGGCATGCTAGGTAGCGGTGTCTCTGTACGCCAGACTATTCCCCACAGGCCGGCATCGGCCCTCCGATGTTGCGTACGGTGTTGCCACGGAACGCCCGGAGCCGGATGTGACGTCGCCgtggaggaagaagggagaggtgGAGCGTGGCGCGGTGACGTCCTTCCAACATGGCGGAGAGAGAGTGAAGAAACTGTGTTCCCCTTTGGGTTACTATAGGTGAGTTCTGTCTTCGCCCTCAGCCTGCTGTCCCCGCTCTTTCCAGACCCAGGGGCATTGGAGGGCAGGCTCCTTGGAGTTCGCGCTCAGGTCGGAGTGAAGGTGTTAGTGTGGAAAGCTTGGGCGAGGCAGCCCCTGTGTTGGCCTTGGCCACAACCTCTGCTGTGGGAATTCGCGGGAGTGGGAGCTCGGCGAAGGGCAGAGAGGCGGAAGCCAGGAGAGACCGGCTTTCGCAGTCACTCTCCGATGCCACCTCGAGTGGAGGCGGGGTAGGGAGGGGTGTGGCCTCCTGGGGCGAGTGACCTAACCTTTGACAACTCTTGGCCCTGCTGGTTCTCCGCCCCCTGGGCGCCCACCTTGCGTTTGAAGCCACTATGCTCCGAGGAAGCTAACAGGTTTCAGTGATTTGAGAGTTTTACatttgatcttagccaaaaggccgagaagcGATTGAGAGCAATTTTAAAGAACTCATACCGTGTCCTTTCCCCCTTTGTCCCAAGAAATCATTTcttagtggtttatcaatttttttcgtAATATACGTGTGCCTGCTGAGCTTGAAAGTCTGAA
Encoded proteins:
- the ACTRT3 gene encoding actin-related protein T3; the encoded protein is MSYYQLPVVIDNGSGVIKAGLAGSREPQFVYPNFIGRAKGQTWGAEGAQEVCVGDQAQQRRSALSISYPVERGLITCWGDMEIMWKHIYDDNLKLKPCDGPVLITESALNSLANRQRVTEVFFEHLEVPAFYMSIQGVLALFATGLTTGFVLNSGAGVTQCVPIFEGYCLPHSVQQLDLAGLDLTNYLMMLLKEHGIMLLSASDRKIVTDIKETYCYVAMNFEEEKAKKADCIEKVYQLPDGKTIKLHDQLFHCPEALFSPSLLHLETPGIDKMCFSSIMKCDTDLRNSFFSNIILAGGSTSFPGLDKRLVKDIAKVVPANTPVQVIAPPERKISVWVGGSILASLSAFQHMWITAAEFKEVGPNIVHQRCF